One window from the genome of Pseudomonas leptonychotis encodes:
- a CDS encoding glutamate-5-semialdehyde dehydrogenase: MTESVLDYMTRLGQAARSASRVLARASTGQKNSALQAAAAALDAARSDLTAANELDLAAARANGLEPAMVDRLALTPAVIDSMIEGLRQVATLPDPIGEIRDMRFLPSGIQVGKMRVPLGVIGIIYESRPNVTIDAASLCLKSGNATILRGGSEAIHSNQAIARCIQLGLAEAGLPASAVQVVETTDRAAVGALITMPEFVDVIVPRGGKGLIERISRDAKVPVIKHLDGVCHVYIDSAADLDKAIRVADNSKTHRYSPCNAMETLLVHAAVAAKVLPPLAAIYRDKGVELRGDAATRALLGGDVLEASEDDWFAEYNAPILAIRIVESLDVAIEHINHYGSQHTDSIITENFSDARRFLTEVDSASVMVNASTRFADGFEYGLGAEIGISTDKLHARGPVGLDGLTSEKYVVFGDGHIRT; this comes from the coding sequence ATGACTGAGTCCGTGCTCGACTATATGACCCGCCTGGGACAGGCCGCCCGTAGCGCTTCGCGTGTGCTCGCGCGCGCCAGTACAGGGCAGAAGAACAGCGCGTTGCAGGCCGCCGCCGCCGCGCTGGATGCGGCCCGCAGCGATTTGACCGCTGCCAATGAGCTGGACCTGGCTGCCGCGCGCGCCAATGGTCTAGAGCCGGCGATGGTTGATCGTCTGGCGCTGACCCCGGCGGTGATTGATTCGATGATCGAGGGCCTGCGTCAGGTCGCGACCCTGCCGGACCCGATTGGCGAGATCCGCGATATGCGCTTTCTGCCGTCCGGGATTCAGGTCGGCAAGATGCGCGTGCCGCTGGGCGTGATTGGCATCATCTATGAGTCGCGGCCGAACGTGACCATCGACGCCGCGAGCCTGTGCCTGAAGTCCGGTAACGCCACCATTTTGCGCGGCGGCTCCGAGGCGATTCATTCCAATCAGGCGATTGCGCGCTGCATTCAGCTCGGCTTGGCCGAAGCCGGTTTGCCTGCCAGCGCCGTGCAAGTGGTGGAAACCACGGATCGCGCGGCGGTGGGCGCGCTGATCACCATGCCAGAATTTGTTGACGTGATTGTGCCGCGTGGCGGCAAGGGCTTGATCGAGCGCATCAGTCGCGATGCCAAGGTGCCGGTGATCAAGCACCTGGATGGCGTGTGCCATGTCTACATCGACAGCGCCGCCGACCTCGATAAGGCTATTCGTGTCGCGGATAACTCCAAGACGCATCGTTATTCGCCGTGCAATGCCATGGAAACCTTGCTGGTGCACGCCGCTGTGGCGGCCAAGGTGTTGCCGCCGTTGGCTGCGATCTACCGCGACAAAGGCGTTGAGCTGCGCGGTGACGCGGCAACTCGGGCACTGCTTGGTGGTGATGTGCTGGAGGCAAGCGAGGACGATTGGTTCGCCGAATACAATGCACCGATTCTGGCAATTCGCATCGTCGAATCGTTGGACGTGGCCATTGAGCACATCAACCATTACGGTTCGCAGCACACCGATTCGATCATTACCGAGAACTTCAGTGATGCGCGGCGTTTCCTTACCGAAGTGGACTCTGCCTCGGTGATGGTCAATGCATCGACCCGCTTTGCCGATGGTTTTGAATATGGCTTGGGTGCGGAGATCGGTATTTCCACGGATAAGCTGCACGCCCGTGGTCCGGTCGGTCTGGATGGCTTGACCAGTGAAAAGTATGTGGTGTTCGGCGACGGGCATATCCGCACCTGA
- the mrdA gene encoding penicillin-binding protein 2 — protein MPQPIRLKDHEKDGRLIRKRALVGAVLVLLLTSVLVARLYYLQVVQFEHHTTLAENNRIHVQPIPPNRGLIYDRNGVIIADNRPSFSLTLTRERAGDWPQVLDVIVEVLELGPDERALFERRVRQGRRPFEPVPVLFELSEEQIARVAINQFRLPGVEVSAQLVRHYPLGEHFAHSVGYVGRINEKELKTLDPVSYSGTHHIGKTGIERFYEDDLHGEVGYEEVETNARGRVLRVLKRTDPTPGKDIVLSLDVNLQRAAEIALAGRRGAIVAIQPQTGEVLAMVSQPSFDPNPFVTGIGFKAYADLRDSIDRPLYNRVLRGLYPPGSTIKPMMAVAGLDAGVVTPQTRVFDPGFYQLPNHSHKYRNWNRTGDGWVDMDLAISRSNDTYFYSLAHKMGIDRMHDYMSRFGLGQRVSLDMFEETSGLMPSREWKRARYRQAWYPGETLILGIGQGYMQTTPLQLAQATVLMATRGKWIRPHLARTIQGRIPQDPNPLPDLVLRDPKFWDNGRHGMEQVMHGPRGTARKVGDAALYRIAGKSGTAQVVAIKQGEKYDRSKVAERHRDHALFVAFAPADNPQIAVSVMVENGESGSGVAAPVVKQVIDAWLLDEKGQLKAEYAPPVAAEVVKP, from the coding sequence ATGCCGCAACCTATCCGCCTTAAAGACCACGAGAAAGACGGCCGCCTGATCCGCAAGCGGGCGTTGGTGGGTGCTGTGCTGGTGTTGCTGTTGACCTCGGTGCTGGTTGCGCGTCTGTATTACTTGCAGGTGGTGCAGTTCGAGCACCACACCACGCTGGCGGAAAATAACCGCATCCATGTACAGCCGATTCCGCCAAACCGCGGGCTGATCTATGACCGCAATGGCGTGATCATTGCCGACAACCGCCCCAGTTTTAGCCTGACCCTGACCCGTGAGCGTGCCGGCGACTGGCCGCAGGTGCTCGACGTGATCGTCGAAGTGCTGGAGCTGGGCCCGGATGAACGCGCCTTGTTCGAGCGGCGCGTGCGTCAGGGGCGTCGGCCGTTCGAGCCGGTGCCGGTGCTGTTCGAGCTGTCTGAGGAGCAAATCGCCCGCGTGGCGATTAACCAGTTCCGTTTGCCCGGGGTGGAAGTCTCCGCGCAGCTGGTGCGGCATTACCCGTTGGGTGAGCACTTTGCCCACTCGGTGGGTTATGTCGGGCGCATCAACGAGAAAGAGTTGAAGACCCTTGATCCGGTGTCCTACAGCGGCACGCACCATATCGGCAAGACCGGTATCGAGCGTTTCTATGAGGATGACCTGCACGGCGAGGTGGGCTACGAAGAGGTCGAAACCAACGCCCGGGGCCGCGTGCTGCGCGTGCTCAAACGCACCGACCCGACGCCTGGCAAGGATATTGTCCTGAGTCTCGATGTGAATCTGCAGAGAGCCGCTGAAATCGCCCTGGCGGGGCGGCGTGGGGCGATTGTGGCGATTCAGCCGCAAACCGGCGAGGTGTTGGCGATGGTCAGTCAGCCCAGTTTTGATCCCAACCCTTTCGTGACCGGTATCGGTTTTAAAGCCTATGCCGATCTGCGTGATTCGATTGATCGGCCGCTGTACAACCGAGTACTGCGCGGGCTCTACCCACCGGGCTCAACCATCAAACCGATGATGGCCGTGGCTGGGCTGGATGCTGGGGTCGTTACCCCGCAAACCCGGGTGTTCGATCCTGGCTTCTATCAGCTGCCCAATCACAGTCATAAATACCGCAACTGGAACCGTACAGGCGACGGCTGGGTGGATATGGACTTGGCCATCTCGCGCTCCAACGACACCTACTTCTACTCGCTGGCGCACAAAATGGGCATCGACCGCATGCATGACTACATGAGCCGCTTTGGCTTGGGTCAGCGCGTGTCATTGGACATGTTCGAAGAAACCTCTGGTTTGATGCCGTCGCGCGAATGGAAGCGTGCGCGTTACCGTCAGGCCTGGTATCCGGGGGAAACCCTGATCCTCGGTATCGGCCAGGGTTATATGCAAACCACGCCGCTGCAGCTGGCCCAGGCCACCGTGCTGATGGCTACGCGCGGCAAGTGGATTCGTCCGCATTTGGCTAGAACCATCCAGGGGCGAATTCCCCAGGACCCGAACCCACTGCCGGATCTCGTGCTGCGTGACCCGAAGTTTTGGGATAACGGGCGGCATGGCATGGAGCAGGTGATGCACGGCCCTCGCGGCACCGCGCGCAAGGTCGGCGACGCTGCGCTTTATCGGATTGCCGGCAAGAGCGGCACCGCGCAGGTGGTGGCGATCAAGCAAGGCGAAAAATATGACCGCAGCAAGGTGGCCGAGCGCCATCGTGACCATGCGCTGTTCGTCGCGTTTGCCCCAGCGGACAACCCGCAGATTGCCGTGTCGGTGATGGTGGAAAACGGTGAGTCCGGTTCCGGGGTTGCCGCGCCGGTGGTTAAACAAGTTATCGATGCCTGGCTGCTCGATGAAAAGGGTCAGTTGAAAGCCGAATATGCTCCGCCTGTGGCGGCTGAGGTCGTTAAGCCATGA
- the nadD gene encoding nicotinate-nucleotide adenylyltransferase, with amino-acid sequence MAKRSGARRIGLLGGTFDPVHIGHLRSAVEVAESLRLDELRLIPSARPPHRTAPQTSAVDRLAMVRLAVAGADVLQVDDRELLRDKPSYSIDTLESLRAELAADDQLVLLLGWDAFCGLPSWQRWEELLLHCHILVLQRPDADSEAPEALRNLLAARSVNDPSAFNGPNGQIAFIWQTPLAVSATQIRSLLARGKSARFLVPDAVLAYIHAHGLYRGAN; translated from the coding sequence ATGGCCAAGCGCAGCGGCGCCCGACGCATTGGCCTGCTCGGAGGCACCTTTGACCCGGTGCACATTGGTCATTTGCGCAGCGCCGTGGAAGTGGCGGAGTCGCTGCGTTTGGACGAGTTACGGCTGATTCCCAGCGCGCGGCCGCCGCACCGCACTGCGCCGCAAACCAGTGCTGTGGACCGTCTGGCGATGGTTCGGCTGGCGGTGGCAGGTGCGGATGTTTTGCAGGTGGATGATCGCGAGTTGCTGCGCGATAAACCGTCCTACAGCATCGACACCCTGGAGTCGCTGCGCGCTGAGTTGGCCGCTGATGATCAGTTGGTGCTGCTGCTCGGCTGGGACGCGTTTTGCGGCCTGCCAAGCTGGCAGCGTTGGGAAGAGTTATTACTGCATTGCCATATTCTGGTGTTGCAGCGTCCGGATGCTGACAGTGAGGCGCCGGAGGCGCTGCGTAACCTGCTCGCAGCTCGCAGTGTGAACGACCCTTCGGCCTTCAACGGGCCTAATGGTCAAATTGCTTTTATCTGGCAGACCCCCCTGGCGGTGTCTGCCACCCAGATCCGCTCGTTACTGGCGCGCGGAAAGTCGGCACGTTTTCTAGTGCCTGACGCGGTACTGGCCTATATCCATGCACACGGACTGTACCGTGGCGCGAATTGA
- the rlmH gene encoding 23S rRNA (pseudouridine(1915)-N(3))-methyltransferase RlmH, translated as MRIKLIAVGSRMPRWVEDGWQEYAKRMPSELSLELVEIPLTTRGKNADVTRMIRQEGEAMLAKVAPGERIVTLEVEGRPWSTEQLAVELDKWRLDARTVNLMVGGPEGLAPEVQARSEQRWSLSPLTLPHPLVRILIGEQMYRAWTVLSGHPYHK; from the coding sequence GTGCGTATCAAGCTGATCGCCGTGGGTTCGCGGATGCCGCGCTGGGTGGAGGATGGTTGGCAGGAATATGCCAAGCGCATGCCCAGTGAGCTGTCCCTGGAACTGGTGGAAATCCCACTGACCACCCGCGGCAAGAATGCCGACGTAACGCGGATGATTCGCCAGGAAGGCGAGGCCATGCTGGCCAAAGTCGCGCCGGGGGAACGCATTGTCACCCTGGAAGTCGAAGGGCGGCCTTGGAGCACCGAGCAATTGGCGGTTGAGTTGGATAAATGGCGTTTGGATGCGCGCACCGTCAACCTTATGGTGGGTGGCCCGGAAGGGCTGGCGCCTGAGGTGCAGGCGCGCAGTGAACAGCGCTGGTCGTTGTCGCCGTTGACGCTGCCGCACCCCTTGGTGCGTATTCTGATTGGCGAGCAGATGTACCGTGCCTGGACCGTGTTGTCCGGCCATCCTTACCACAAATGA
- a CDS encoding bifunctional DedA family/phosphatase PAP2 family protein, which produces MSQWFDTLTSWLSANPEWLGLAIFLLACTECLAIVGILVPGTVLLFAVAALAGSGALGLGETLLLAFFGGLLGDCLSYALGRYFHQDIARLPVLRNHPQWLNSAHGYFVRYGVASLLIGRFIGPLRPMLPMVAGMFDMPFGRFFIVSLLAGVGWSIAYMLPGWATGAALRLPLPEGFWSQAGAIAAGVALVVGISVQGSLRGQRHTSLLTAAASLALLAGLMFSWPHLSQLDQGLLTLVQEHRKPALDTLMVLVTRLGDMHTQLAAAVLLCMILLVTRQWRTLCLAIGILLGTALANGALKAFFARSRPDVLLEPLGSFSFPSGHSSAAFAFFLLLGVLAGRGQPARMRLTWLLLASLPAAAIAGSRIYLGVHWPSDIIAGALLAACFCALSLALVQWRAPLPALPGKVWWLLLPAIIALLGGITTWQLSAGLLLYRY; this is translated from the coding sequence ATGAGCCAATGGTTCGACACCCTGACCTCCTGGCTAAGCGCCAACCCCGAATGGCTGGGCCTGGCTATTTTCTTACTGGCCTGCACTGAATGCCTGGCGATTGTCGGCATTCTGGTACCCGGCACCGTGCTGCTGTTTGCGGTTGCGGCTCTGGCAGGCAGCGGGGCGCTGGGCCTGGGGGAAACCTTGCTGCTGGCGTTTTTCGGTGGACTACTGGGCGATTGTCTGTCCTACGCCCTTGGGCGCTACTTCCATCAAGACATTGCTCGCCTGCCCGTGCTGCGCAACCACCCTCAATGGCTGAACAGCGCCCACGGCTACTTTGTTCGCTACGGTGTTGCCAGCCTACTGATCGGCCGCTTTATCGGCCCGCTGCGGCCCATGTTGCCGATGGTCGCCGGCATGTTTGACATGCCCTTCGGGCGTTTTTTTATCGTCAGCCTGCTGGCCGGAGTGGGATGGTCAATCGCCTACATGCTGCCCGGTTGGGCTACAGGCGCTGCGTTGCGTCTACCACTGCCAGAGGGCTTCTGGTCGCAGGCTGGGGCCATAGCAGCCGGTGTCGCACTGGTGGTGGGTATCAGCGTGCAAGGCAGCCTGCGCGGACAACGGCACACCAGCCTGCTGACCGCAGCGGCAAGTCTGGCTCTGTTGGCGGGGCTGATGTTCAGCTGGCCACACCTGAGCCAGCTCGATCAGGGCCTGCTGACGCTGGTGCAGGAACATCGCAAGCCGGCGCTGGACACGCTGATGGTGCTGGTTACCCGTCTCGGCGATATGCACACGCAACTGGCAGCCGCCGTGCTGCTGTGCATGATTCTGCTGGTTACCCGGCAGTGGCGCACGCTCTGCCTGGCCATTGGCATTCTGCTCGGCACAGCCCTGGCCAACGGCGCATTAAAGGCATTCTTCGCCCGCAGCCGCCCCGATGTGCTGTTGGAACCACTGGGCAGTTTCAGCTTCCCCAGCGGTCACAGCTCGGCAGCCTTCGCCTTCTTTCTGCTGCTCGGGGTGCTGGCAGGCCGTGGGCAACCGGCCCGCATGCGCCTGACCTGGCTGCTGCTGGCCAGCCTGCCCGCCGCGGCGATTGCTGGTTCGCGGATTTACCTAGGCGTGCATTGGCCCAGTGACATTATTGCCGGCGCCCTACTGGCCGCCTGTTTCTGCGCCCTGAGCTTAGCCTTGGTGCAATGGCGTGCGCCACTGCCAGCGTTGCCAGGGAAAGTGTGGTGGTTGTTGCTACCGGCGATTATCGCGCTGCTCGGCGGCATCACCACCTGGCAGCTGTCCGCCGGATTGCTGCTGTACCGTTACTGA
- a CDS encoding class I SAM-dependent methyltransferase, whose product MPERARVSSAHISPSAHYTGYVWYRHQLADTAFVTRFGRFVHGLLSPITWGARMAFDLDIEQLLLQRHLQIDAQLTAAIEQGGVCQVVEIACGLSPRGRRFSLRYPQLRYIEADLPVMAARKRLLLNAEGWLGSQHQVRAVDILAEEGANCLAALFAELDQSKPVVVITEGLVNYFELALVESFWTRLAEQLRAFPQATYLTELYPDLREHPRYRQLRWGVGLIGRLTRGNYPLHYRNDPAIVQGFEKCGFSQVVVFDPSRTSQALGLAPSRSAGLVRVIEARV is encoded by the coding sequence ATGCCTGAACGTGCCCGCGTCAGCAGCGCCCATATCAGCCCCAGCGCCCACTACACCGGGTATGTCTGGTACCGCCATCAGTTGGCGGACACGGCCTTTGTCACCCGGTTTGGGCGTTTTGTGCATGGTTTGCTCAGCCCGATTACCTGGGGCGCGCGGATGGCCTTTGACCTGGATATCGAGCAGTTGCTGCTGCAGCGGCATTTGCAGATCGATGCCCAGCTGACTGCGGCAATTGAGCAGGGCGGGGTGTGTCAGGTGGTGGAGATTGCTTGCGGCCTATCGCCACGCGGTCGGCGCTTTAGTCTGCGTTACCCGCAGCTGCGTTATATCGAGGCGGATCTGCCGGTGATGGCGGCGCGCAAGCGCCTGCTGCTGAATGCAGAAGGCTGGCTGGGCAGCCAGCATCAGGTACGTGCGGTAGATATTCTCGCCGAAGAAGGAGCGAACTGTTTGGCGGCGCTGTTCGCCGAACTGGATCAGAGCAAGCCGGTGGTGGTGATTACCGAAGGGCTGGTGAATTACTTCGAGCTGGCGCTGGTCGAGTCGTTCTGGACGCGTCTGGCCGAACAGTTGCGTGCGTTCCCCCAGGCCACTTACCTCACCGAGCTGTACCCCGACCTGCGCGAGCATCCACGTTACCGTCAGTTGCGCTGGGGTGTCGGGCTGATTGGCCGGCTGACCCGCGGCAACTACCCGCTGCACTACCGCAATGACCCGGCGATTGTGCAGGGCTTTGAGAAGTGTGGCTTTAGCCAGGTTGTGGTGTTTGATCCGAGCCGTACAAGCCAGGCGCTTGGCCTGGCGCCATCGCGCAGCGCAGGGCTGGTGCGGGTAATTGAGGCGCGGGTGTAA
- a CDS encoding DNA-3-methyladenine glycosylase, whose amino-acid sequence MLADPIISLPWPQGRALPASFFDRDACLLARELLGKIIRHKQGERWLSARIIETEAYYLSEKGSHASLGYTHKRRALFMDGGHIYMYYARGGDSLNFSAKGPGNAVLIKSAFPWQDRHSDTDALAQMQANNPDAQGRPRTIQTLCAGQTLLCKAMNLKVPDWDAQHFDEQRLFVEDIGEQPQQIVQCARLGIPHGRDEQLPYRFVDAAFARHCTRNPLRRGQRAGQDYHLLNPTDDHQ is encoded by the coding sequence ATGCTAGCCGATCCCATCATTAGTTTGCCCTGGCCCCAGGGCCGCGCATTGCCAGCCAGCTTCTTCGACCGCGATGCATGCCTGCTCGCCCGCGAGCTGCTAGGCAAGATAATCCGCCATAAACAGGGCGAGCGCTGGCTAAGCGCGCGGATCATCGAAACCGAGGCTTACTACCTGAGTGAAAAAGGCAGCCATGCCTCACTGGGTTACACCCATAAACGGCGCGCGTTGTTTATGGATGGCGGGCATATCTATATGTACTACGCCCGCGGTGGTGACTCGCTGAACTTCAGCGCCAAGGGCCCGGGGAATGCGGTGCTGATTAAATCCGCCTTTCCCTGGCAAGACAGGCACAGTGACACGGATGCCTTGGCCCAGATGCAGGCCAACAACCCCGACGCCCAGGGCCGGCCGCGCACAATTCAAACCCTCTGCGCCGGGCAAACGCTGCTGTGTAAAGCCATGAACTTGAAGGTGCCCGACTGGGATGCGCAACACTTCGATGAACAGCGTTTGTTTGTTGAAGATATCGGCGAGCAGCCACAACAGATCGTGCAATGCGCGCGCCTGGGCATCCCCCATGGCCGTGACGAACAGCTGCCTTATCGTTTTGTCGACGCGGCCTTCGCGCGCCATTGCACACGCAACCCGTTGCGCCGCGGCCAACGCGCCGGTCAGGACTATCATTTACTCAACCCCACGGATGACCATCAATGA
- the rsfS gene encoding ribosome silencing factor, which translates to MQSEDLVKLAITALEEIKAQDITTIDVRGKTSITDFMLIASGTSSRHVKSLVDNVLEKVKEQGVRPIGTEGMDTGEWALLDLGDIVVHVMLPTARQFYDLERLWQGAEQSRAQFSAEPDADQQ; encoded by the coding sequence ATGCAGAGCGAAGACCTGGTCAAGCTGGCCATCACCGCTCTGGAAGAAATCAAGGCGCAGGACATCACCACCATCGATGTGCGCGGCAAGACCAGCATCACTGACTTCATGCTGATCGCCAGTGGCACCTCCAGTCGTCACGTTAAGTCGCTGGTCGACAACGTATTGGAGAAGGTCAAGGAGCAGGGCGTGCGCCCTATCGGTACTGAAGGCATGGACACCGGCGAGTGGGCATTGCTCGACCTTGGTGACATCGTGGTTCACGTGATGCTGCCGACCGCTCGCCAGTTCTATGACCTTGAGCGTCTTTGGCAGGGCGCTGAGCAGAGCCGTGCACAGTTCAGTGCTGAGCCTGACGCTGATCAGCAGTAA
- a CDS encoding LON peptidase substrate-binding domain-containing protein gives MTLPLFPLNTVLFPGCMLDLQIFEARYLDMISRCMKQGEGFGVVCIIEGAEVGEAAGQFSAIGCEAIVRDFEQRPNGLLGIRVEGGRRFRVQRAQVLPDQLTLAEIEWLDEPPEQPLTAEHADLLALLGALSAHPLVASLGMPSTPDGQEALANQLAYLLPLEVEQKLQLLEMPEAPVRLERLQQLLELLQGERQ, from the coding sequence ATGACCCTGCCGTTGTTTCCACTCAATACCGTATTGTTTCCCGGCTGCATGCTGGATTTGCAGATATTCGAAGCGCGTTATCTGGACATGATCAGCCGCTGCATGAAGCAGGGCGAAGGTTTTGGTGTGGTCTGCATCATTGAGGGCGCAGAGGTGGGGGAGGCTGCTGGGCAGTTCTCGGCCATTGGTTGCGAGGCAATCGTGCGCGACTTTGAGCAGCGCCCCAATGGGCTGCTTGGGATTCGTGTTGAAGGGGGGCGGCGTTTTCGCGTGCAGCGCGCTCAGGTGTTGCCGGATCAGCTGACTCTGGCTGAGATCGAATGGCTGGACGAGCCGCCTGAGCAGCCCTTGACCGCCGAACATGCCGATCTGCTTGCGCTGCTCGGTGCGCTCAGCGCACACCCGCTGGTAGCGTCGCTGGGCATGCCGAGCACGCCAGATGGTCAAGAGGCATTGGCCAATCAGTTGGCATACCTACTGCCACTGGAGGTCGAGCAGAAACTGCAGCTACTCGAAATGCCAGAAGCCCCCGTACGTCTTGAGCGCTTGCAGCAGCTGCTGGAGCTGTTGCAGGGCGAGCGTCAGTAA
- a CDS encoding alpha/beta fold hydrolase gives MHYRTDYSPAHLSEAPQVLHLGELRLHYQAYAHRSHDPRPPVLLLGGAFQSFRSFASEVSELLEHHPVILLDLPSQGGNLQLAPQLSLEQLADLIAVFADELQLPALMPIGLSYGSALAALFAARHPTRCARVLLAGITAFGRPGARLLLQEGLALLAEGRTEAFAHGALTGLLNPLRLQQTGVAPVFRKALLRQIQRLSAADIERYRQNSQRLLDFPGFATHPSCPTLVLAGEYDHFTQPWEHAHFAAACTDASCALIHNADHLAQFEQREACTNLYRPFLRGEALPSRSPGSSLLAKQQLLQLDKRHEPRLPPSQRQARLQHADGGEWSVDISELGFFGGLLHADLPQTTDLRGWQLLCKDLPAQPLLALRQNENGLAFVFPHSDQQASQALATQFQSQPLPTAACA, from the coding sequence ATGCACTACCGCACCGACTACAGCCCCGCGCACCTGAGCGAAGCCCCACAGGTGCTGCACCTCGGCGAACTGCGCCTGCATTACCAGGCTTATGCCCATCGCAGCCATGACCCACGTCCGCCGGTGCTGCTGCTGGGCGGCGCGTTCCAGAGCTTTCGCTCGTTTGCCAGCGAAGTCAGCGAGCTGCTTGAGCACCACCCCGTGATTCTGCTCGATTTGCCAAGCCAGGGCGGCAACCTGCAGCTGGCGCCACAGCTGAGCCTGGAGCAACTGGCTGACCTGATTGCCGTGTTCGCCGATGAACTGCAACTGCCCGCCCTGATGCCGATAGGTCTCTCATATGGCTCGGCTCTGGCCGCGTTGTTTGCCGCACGCCACCCGACACGGTGCGCCCGCGTGTTGCTGGCGGGCATTACCGCGTTCGGACGCCCCGGTGCGCGCCTGCTCTTACAAGAAGGCTTGGCCTTATTGGCCGAAGGCCGCACCGAAGCTTTTGCCCATGGCGCACTGACCGGCTTGCTCAACCCTTTACGCCTGCAGCAAACCGGCGTGGCACCGGTGTTTCGCAAAGCCCTGCTGCGGCAGATCCAACGCTTATCCGCAGCCGATATCGAACGCTACCGGCAGAACAGCCAGCGTCTTCTGGATTTTCCAGGGTTTGCCACGCACCCCAGCTGTCCGACCTTGGTGCTGGCCGGTGAATATGACCACTTCACCCAGCCCTGGGAGCACGCGCACTTTGCCGCGGCCTGCACTGACGCCAGCTGCGCCTTGATCCACAATGCCGATCACCTGGCACAATTCGAGCAGCGCGAGGCCTGCACCAACCTGTATCGCCCGTTTTTGCGCGGCGAAGCCCTGCCCAGCCGCAGCCCAGGCAGCAGCCTGCTGGCCAAACAGCAACTGCTGCAGCTGGACAAACGCCACGAGCCGCGCCTGCCGCCCAGCCAACGCCAGGCCCGCCTGCAACATGCTGATGGCGGCGAGTGGTCGGTAGATATCAGCGAGCTGGGCTTCTTCGGCGGGCTGCTGCACGCCGACCTGCCGCAAACGACCGACCTGCGCGGCTGGCAGTTGCTGTGCAAGGACTTGCCCGCTCAGCCGCTGCTGGCGCTGCGTCAGAATGAAAATGGCCTGGCCTTCGTTTTCCCACACAGCGATCAGCAGGCCAGCCAGGCGTTGGCGACGCAGTTCCAGTCACAGCCGCTACCGACCGCAGCCTGCGCCTAG
- a CDS encoding CidA/LrgA family protein, whose product MLLRGLSWLVLCQLLGTALNVLLIPILPGPIIGMLLLFGFLLLRGEVGEPLHQASSSLLKYLPLLLVPPAVGVMAYAEAIFADFWAIVGALLLSLLISIVFAGWLMQKLIDRQQRREDA is encoded by the coding sequence ATGCTGTTACGCGGCCTTTCCTGGCTGGTGCTGTGCCAGTTGCTCGGCACTGCGCTGAATGTCCTGCTGATTCCAATTCTGCCGGGGCCGATCATCGGCATGTTGCTGCTGTTCGGCTTTCTGCTGCTGCGCGGTGAGGTGGGTGAACCGCTGCACCAAGCCTCCAGCAGCCTGCTGAAATACCTGCCGTTGCTGCTGGTGCCGCCAGCGGTAGGCGTGATGGCCTATGCCGAAGCTATTTTCGCCGACTTCTGGGCCATTGTTGGCGCACTGCTGTTGTCGTTGTTGATCTCGATTGTGTTCGCTGGCTGGCTGATGCAGAAGTTGATCGACCGCCAGCAGCGCCGGGAGGATGCATGA
- a CDS encoding LrgB family protein, producing MEWQAAWQALIHHPLFGVGITLGAYQLAIAAYEKTRWVFLQPVLVSMLAVIGILLACGLTFAEYKDSAAALTLFLGPTTVALAVPLFVNLRRIRQLFWPTLITLLVAGVVATVLGITLAWAFGAEHIMLMSMAPKSVTSPIAMLVANQIGGIAALAAVFVMITGIIGAIVGPSLLKRFGVQHPAALGMALGLTAHAVGTARALQEGEECGAFSALAMSLMGVFTAVLLPLAILLWL from the coding sequence ATGGAATGGCAGGCCGCCTGGCAGGCGCTGATCCACCATCCCCTCTTCGGTGTGGGCATCACTCTTGGTGCTTACCAGTTGGCGATTGCCGCCTATGAGAAAACCCGTTGGGTGTTCCTGCAGCCGGTGTTGGTGTCGATGCTGGCGGTGATCGGTATTCTGCTGGCGTGCGGGCTGACTTTTGCCGAGTACAAAGACAGCGCAGCGGCCCTGACCCTGTTTCTTGGGCCGACCACGGTGGCGCTGGCGGTCCCGTTGTTTGTCAATTTGCGGCGCATCCGTCAGCTGTTCTGGCCGACGCTGATCACCTTGCTGGTGGCCGGTGTAGTCGCCACGGTGCTGGGGATTACCCTGGCCTGGGCCTTCGGCGCCGAGCACATCATGCTGATGAGCATGGCGCCTAAATCAGTGACGTCGCCGATTGCCATGCTGGTGGCTAACCAGATTGGCGGGATTGCCGCGTTGGCGGCGGTATTTGTGATGATCACGGGGATCATTGGCGCCATCGTCGGCCCGTCCCTGCTCAAGCGCTTCGGCGTGCAGCATCCGGCGGCGCTGGGCATGGCGCTGGGCCTGACTGCACATGCAGTAGGCACCGCGCGGGCGCTGCAGGAGGGTGAAGAATGCGGCGCGTTTTCAGCCCTGGCCATGAGCCTGATGGGCGTATTCACCGCCGTATTGCTGCCGCTGGCGATTTTGTTGTGGCTATGA